The Pseudomonas sp. IAC-BECa141 genome contains the following window.
GGTCCAGCGAGCCGATGGTTTGCAGACGATCGTAGAGTTCGGTGCCGTGAAAGGCGCTCGGCAGCAACTTGCCGATGATGGTTTCATCGCCCTGGGGTTCCAGGCCGGGGATGAACTCGCCGCGCTCGCCCTGCGGGTCGAACAGACCGCCGACAGTGCCGAGGTGACGCACGTGCACGATCGGCCGGCCGGCTGCACGGGCGGCGGCAACCAGTTGTTTGATGTTCGCAACCGCCGCGTCCATGCCGCTCAGGGCCAGCGGGCCGCTGAGGTACTCTTTCTGGGCATCGATGATGACCACGGTGGCATGGCTCAACGTGGCCGCTGCGTAACCGCGACCGCTGAGTTGAAACATCGTTTTTGGAACGGACATTCTGGGGCTCCTTCGGGTGGGGCTTTTGCGACATTGTCCTCTGGCTGAGCGGTTCTGTGAATCGCTACCATCGTAGGCACCGTCGTTGCTGGCCTGCAGCCTTGTCAAGTTACACGATCTGTTCAATAGCCGAGTGGAAAATCGGAAGCGTCCTACCGTCGCCCCGGAATCCTTCCTGCGTCGTCGTGGAGCGTTTTGGCTGCTAGAATCGCCAGTCGTTTTTTCTGGAGTTCTGCCCCGTGATCACTTCCCGACTTCGTACCCTGCGCGACCACATCCGTTGGGCCGTCAGCCGCTTCCATGGGGAGGATCTGTTTTTCGGCCATGGCACCGACAATGCCTGGGACGAAGCCCGACAGCTAGTGCTCGGTGCCTTGCACTTGCCATGGGAAATCGCCGACAGCTATCTCGATTGCGCGCTGGAAGACGATGAGCTGGTCAACCTTCAGCGCCTGCTCAAGCGCCGCATCGAAGAACGCATTCCGACCGCTTACCTGCTGGGCGAAGCCTGGTTCTGCGGCATGTCGTTCATCGTCGATGAACGCGTGCTGATCCCGCGTTCGCCGATTGGCGAGCTGATCGAAAACCGTTTTGCCCCATGGATCGGTGACGAACCCGCGCGCATTCTCGATCTGTGCACCGGCTCCGGTTGCATCGGTATCGCGTGCGCATACGAGTTCCAGAGCGCCGAAGTGGTGCTGGCGGATCTGTCATTCGAAGCGCTGGAAGTGGCGAACCAGAACATCGAGCGTCATGGCGTCGATGAGCGTGTGTTCACCGTGCAGGGCGATGGTTTCGATGGGCTTCCGGGTCAACGTTTCGACCTGATCGTGTCGAACCCGCCCTACGTCGATGCGGAAGATTTCGCCGACATGCCGGACGAATACCAGCACGAGCCGGAACTGGGCCTGGCCTGCGGCGACGATGGTTTGAACCTGGTGCGTCGGATGCTCGCCGAAGCGGCGGATCATCTGACCGAGAAGGGTTTGCTGATTGTCGAGGTGGGCAACAGCCAGGTACACGTCGAAGCGCTGTACCCGGAAGTCGATTTCGCCTGGCTGGAGTTCGAGCGCGGCGGGCATGGCGTGTTCATGCTGACTGCCGAACAGTGCCGCGAACATCAGGCGCTGTTCGCTTCCCGCGTCTGACCTGAAACGATCGTTCCCACCCCGGTGGGAACGATCATTGGCTTAGCGGTGCGTTGCAATCCAGATCAGCAGCCCGGCCTGAAACACCGCAAACGCCACCAGGCAGGTAATGGTGAAGCGCAATCCGGCGTCTTCGCGCTTGAACTTGCTGACCTTGTCTTCCTGCTTCTTCAGCTTCACTTCCTGCTCGGCCAGATTCTGCTCGGCCTGCTGCAGCATCTGTGCAGCTTCAAGAATTTCGACGATCTGCAGCTTTTCGCTGTTCCAGTCGCCCAGCAGGTCACCGACCTGGACTTCCTTGACGCTACCCTTCAAATGCTGGGCGTCGGCGTAAACCACGTCGAAGCCATGCACCCGCAGAAAGTGGTCGCGGCGCAGGCGGGTGTCTTCGTTCAGCGCGTCCTTGTTGTTCAAGTCCATGCCGTCGACGGTGTAGGTGGGCCAGCGCTTTTTCGCCCAATTGATGCCCTGGGCGGCCATGAAACGGCCGATGCCACGGTTCATCGGTTCGATCTGCAAACCGCTGTCCGGGCCGAAATGCACGCGTTTGGTCGCGTGGTCGACCCACACGTCCAGATGATTCTGTTCCTTGCGAACGCGCTGAGCGGGCAACTTGATCGCCATGCGCATCAGGCTGTGTTCTTTGCTGTTGCGTTCCGCGTAACCGAACTCAACGAAGCGCAGCGGCCGTCCGCCGGTGTTGCGGTCGGTCTGTAACGGCGCCAGGCGGAGCATCTTGTGGTGCTCGACGTGGACGTCCGCCCATGGCAGCTCGACCGCTGGCGGTGCGTCTTTTTCAGCGGTGGTGTCGGGTGAAGTCTGGGTATCAGTCATAACGGCGAGATCCTGTCCAAGCTGCTTGCCGCCAGCCGGTACGCTGGCGACAAAGGCTTATCGGCCGTTTTTCAAAGTCCTAGAGGGTCTGGGGGCGTTCTCAGCTAGTTTTTACGCGTGAAAACTAGCTGAGAACGCCCCCTAGCGCTTAACGGGTGCGAAGTCCGTCAATAAATTCAAGGACGCGGGTCCCCAGCTCCGCCGCCAGGGGCAAATTCGGGTCCTTGTAGGAAGCCAGTTGCCGCTTCACGTCGTTGGGCACGATGCGCAACACGTGGTTCATGCCTTCGATCAGCGCCAGTTGCGCGTCCGGTTTGGCGGCCTTGAGCAATTTCGCATCATCGACCTGAACTTGAATGTCGTTGCTGCCTTGCACGATCAGCGCCGGCATTTTCAGCCGGGCGAAGGCCGCTGCCGGATCCTGACGGAACAGCGAAATGAGGTACGGCTGCACGCTCGGACGGAAAATCACCTGCAACGGCGCCGGCACATTGTCGTCGGTGCGCCCGGCCTTGAGGCTGTCGAGCAGTTCATTGCTGCGCAGCATCAGCGCAGGAGGGAGGCTGCGGGCCAGTTGCCGGCGCAGCACCTGATCGATCGGTCGAGCCGTGCCGGAGAGCGAAATGACCGCCGCTGCGTCGACCTTTGGAGCAGCAAGGCTGGCAATCAGCGCGCCTTCGCTGTGGCCGAGCAGGATCAACGGGCCGAAGCGCGGATCGGCTTTCAGCTTCTGTCCCCAGGCCACGGCGTCCGCCACATAGGCTTCCACCGACAGGTTTCGCTCATCCGGGGTCGCCGCCAGGCTGGCAGCCACGCCGCGCTTGTCGAAACGCACACTGGCGACGTTGTGTCTGGCCAGCACCCAGGCCAATCGCTTGAGGCTGTCATTGCGCCCGCCATCGGGGTTGTTTCCGTCACGATCCGTAGGACCCGAGCCAGAAAGGATCAGGACAACCGGCACGGGGTTGTCGGATTTCGGCAGCAACAGCGAGCCGAAAAGTTTGCCGTTGTCGGTAGTCAACGTGACCGGACGTTGCAGGACAGTCGCCTGGACGAAGCCGGTAAACAGGGAAAGACTCAAGATCAAAACTCGCAGCATCATCACGCCATCATTTGCCAAGGTGCCGGTTGGACTCACCCGCACCGCTAAGGTTCGAGGATGAACTACTCGGTTAGCCTGCGTATACTGGCGCGCATCACGAATTTGGGTTCGATTTCACGGAGCGTCCTGCATGTCCGGCAATACCTACGGCAAGCTGTTCACTGTCACCACCGCGGGCGAAAGCCATGGTCCGGCGTTGGTCGCCATTGTCGACGGCTGCCCGCCGGGCCTGGAGATTTCCCTTGAAGACCTGCAGCGCGACCTCGACCGTCGCAAGCCGGGCACCAGCCGCCACACCACCCAGCGCCAGGAAGCCGACGAAGTCGAAATCCTTTCTGGCGTGTTTGAAGGTCGCACCACCGGCTGCTCCATCGGCCTGCTGATCCGCAACACCGACCAGAAATCCAAGGACTACTCGGCGATCAAGGACCTGTTCCGCCCGGCCCACGCCGACTACACCTACCACCACAAATACGGCGAGCGCGATTATCGCGGCGGCGGTCGCAGCTCCGCGCGGGAAACCGCCATGCGCGTCGCCGCTGGCGCCATCGCCAAGAAGTACCTGGCCAGCCAGGGCATCGTCATTCGCGGCTACATGAGCCAGCTGGGCCCGATCGAAATCCCGTTCAAGACCTGGGAATCGGTCGAGCAGAATGCATTCTTCAGCCCGGATCCGGACAAAGTGCCGGAGCTGGAAGCCTACATGGACCAGTTGCGCCGCGATCAGGACTCCGTCGGGGCGAAGATCACCGTGGTTGCCGAAGGCGTGATGCCGGGCTTGGGCGAGCCGATCTTCGACCGCCTCGACGCCGAACTGGCCCACGCGCTGATGAGCATCAACGCGGTCAAAGGCGTGGAAATCGGCGCCGGTTTCGCCTGCGTCGCCCAACGCGGCACTGAGCACCGTGACGAACTGACCCCGCAAGGTTTCCTCAGCAACAACGCCGGCGGCATCCTCGGCGGGATCTCTTCGGGTCAGCCGATCGTCGCGCACCTGGCCTTGAAGCCGACCTCGAGCATCACCACTCCGGGCCGTTCGATTGACATCGATGGAAACCCGGTCGAAGTGATTACCAAAGGCCGCCACGATCCGTGCGTCGGCATCCGCGCCACGCCGATTGCCGAGGCGATGATGGCCATCGTGTTGATGGATCACCTGTTGCGTCACCGTGGCCAGAACGCCGACGTGCGTGTAAGCACTCCGGTGCTGGGTCAGCTTTGATGGGTGATCTCAAAGCCGCCGCGGTCTGACCGTGGCGGCGCTCCCGTACTGGCGGCTGTCCAGTTTCTATCTGTTCTATTTCGCCTTGCTTGGCTCGACGGCGCCGTTTCTGGCGCTGTACTTCGATCACCTCGGATTCAGCGCCGCGCGCATCGGCGAGCTGGTGGCGATCCCGATGCTGATGCGCTGCGTGGCGCCGAACATCTGGGGCTGGCTTGGCGATTACACCGGCAGACGCCTGGCGATCGTGCGCTTTGGCGCGGTGTGTACGCTGCTGACCTTCTCACTGATCTTCGTCAGCAAGACCTACGCCTGGCTGGCGATGGTCATGGCCTTGCACGCTTTCTTCTGGCACGCGGTGCTGCCGCAGTTCGAAGTCATCACCTTGGCGCATTTACAGGGCCAGACCGCCCGCTACAGTCAGATTCGCCTGTGGGGCTCGATCGGTTTCATCATCACCGTGGTCGCCCTCGGGCGCCTGTTCGAATGGCTCAGCCTCGACATTTACCCGGCGGCGCTGGTGTTGATCATGGCCGGCATCGTGCTCAGCAGTTTGTGGGTGCCGAACGCTCAGCCGCCTCAGGGTAACCGGCCGACGGGCGAAGGCTTTCTCAAACAGTTGCGCA
Protein-coding sequences here:
- a CDS encoding alpha/beta hydrolase translates to MMLRVLILSLSLFTGFVQATVLQRPVTLTTDNGKLFGSLLLPKSDNPVPVVLILSGSGPTDRDGNNPDGGRNDSLKRLAWVLARHNVASVRFDKRGVAASLAATPDERNLSVEAYVADAVAWGQKLKADPRFGPLILLGHSEGALIASLAAPKVDAAAVISLSGTARPIDQVLRRQLARSLPPALMLRSNELLDSLKAGRTDDNVPAPLQVIFRPSVQPYLISLFRQDPAAAFARLKMPALIVQGSNDIQVQVDDAKLLKAAKPDAQLALIEGMNHVLRIVPNDVKRQLASYKDPNLPLAAELGTRVLEFIDGLRTR
- the prmB gene encoding 50S ribosomal protein L3 N(5)-glutamine methyltransferase, with the translated sequence MITSRLRTLRDHIRWAVSRFHGEDLFFGHGTDNAWDEARQLVLGALHLPWEIADSYLDCALEDDELVNLQRLLKRRIEERIPTAYLLGEAWFCGMSFIVDERVLIPRSPIGELIENRFAPWIGDEPARILDLCTGSGCIGIACAYEFQSAEVVLADLSFEALEVANQNIERHGVDERVFTVQGDGFDGLPGQRFDLIVSNPPYVDAEDFADMPDEYQHEPELGLACGDDGLNLVRRMLAEAADHLTEKGLLIVEVGNSQVHVEALYPEVDFAWLEFERGGHGVFMLTAEQCREHQALFASRV
- a CDS encoding MFS transporter, with translation MAALPYWRLSSFYLFYFALLGSTAPFLALYFDHLGFSAARIGELVAIPMLMRCVAPNIWGWLGDYTGRRLAIVRFGAVCTLLTFSLIFVSKTYAWLAMVMALHAFFWHAVLPQFEVITLAHLQGQTARYSQIRLWGSIGFIITVVALGRLFEWLSLDIYPAALVLIMAGIVLSSLWVPNAQPPQGNRPTGEGFLKQLRNPGVLAFYGCVALMQMSHGPYYTFLTLHLERLGYSRGVIGMLWAVGVVAEVLMFMAMSRILARFSLRRVLMASFLLAALRWLLLGSFAEFLWILLFAQVLHAATFGSFHAAAIAVVERSFGARQQGQGQALYAALAGTGGALGALYSGYSWNALGATLTFSIASLAALAAAVIIAIRMQEDRP
- a CDS encoding cysteine hydrolase family protein — its product is MSVPKTMFQLSGRGYAAATLSHATVVIIDAQKEYLSGPLALSGMDAAVANIKQLVAAARAAGRPIVHVRHLGTVGGLFDPQGERGEFIPGLEPQGDETIIGKLLPSAFHGTELYDRLQTIGSLDLIVCGFMSHSSVSTTVRAAKNLGFRCTLVEDACATRDLPFKGRVLSAEQVQEAEMAIMADNFATLALTQDLI
- the aroC gene encoding chorismate synthase; this translates as MSGNTYGKLFTVTTAGESHGPALVAIVDGCPPGLEISLEDLQRDLDRRKPGTSRHTTQRQEADEVEILSGVFEGRTTGCSIGLLIRNTDQKSKDYSAIKDLFRPAHADYTYHHKYGERDYRGGGRSSARETAMRVAAGAIAKKYLASQGIVIRGYMSQLGPIEIPFKTWESVEQNAFFSPDPDKVPELEAYMDQLRRDQDSVGAKITVVAEGVMPGLGEPIFDRLDAELAHALMSINAVKGVEIGAGFACVAQRGTEHRDELTPQGFLSNNAGGILGGISSGQPIVAHLALKPTSSITTPGRSIDIDGNPVEVITKGRHDPCVGIRATPIAEAMMAIVLMDHLLRHRGQNADVRVSTPVLGQL